A single region of the Changchengzhania lutea genome encodes:
- a CDS encoding DUF4373 domain-containing protein gives MARHQLNKVEYFPHPVNHGKKMSYLEKKYKNDGYATWFKILEELGNTDFHYLDLSDEVQIMFLSDRCLISEELLKNIINDLVRLKEFDKQLWEENNILFNEKFTESIKDAYKKRKNECIDKNSLLILLSSLGIRKLAKSNPKPIKSNLKGDGNPQSKEEYSKEEEIKEKESIKNLTPFHILKKFNQQRLDELWMQNHRMISDKEELIKYFNNKMDFMLSKDEIEFEPKQLMPQFKMLLNTWIKNEIKDKQKFQKTDQTHKPQKRNRF, from the coding sequence ATGGCCAGACATCAATTAAATAAAGTAGAATATTTTCCACATCCCGTAAATCATGGTAAGAAAATGAGTTACCTAGAAAAAAAATATAAAAACGATGGATATGCAACGTGGTTTAAAATACTAGAAGAGCTAGGTAATACGGATTTTCATTATTTAGACTTATCCGATGAAGTACAAATTATGTTTCTGTCAGACCGATGTTTAATAAGTGAGGAATTGCTTAAAAATATTATAAACGATCTAGTAAGATTGAAGGAATTTGATAAACAATTATGGGAGGAAAATAACATTTTATTTAATGAAAAATTCACAGAAAGTATAAAAGACGCTTACAAGAAACGTAAAAATGAATGTATAGATAAAAATTCATTACTCATACTTTTAAGTAGTTTAGGGATACGGAAACTAGCAAAAAGTAACCCTAAACCTATAAAAAGTAACCTTAAAGGTGACGGAAACCCACAAAGTAAAGAAGAGTATAGTAAAGAAGAGGAAATAAAAGAAAAGGAGAGTATAAAAAATTTAACCCCATTTCATATTTTAAAAAAATTTAACCAACAACGTTTGGATGAATTATGGATGCAAAATCATAGAATGATTTCAGATAAAGAAGAACTCATAAAATATTTTAATAATAAAATGGATTTTATGTTATCTAAAGATGAAATTGAATTTGAACCAAAACAGCTAATGCCACAATTTAAAATGCTCCTTAACACTTGGATAAAAAACGAAATAAAAGACAAACA